One segment of Polyodon spathula isolate WHYD16114869_AA chromosome 20, ASM1765450v1, whole genome shotgun sequence DNA contains the following:
- the LOC121295819 gene encoding protein sprouty homolog 3-like: MMEPDLVDLQQVQVLSIDQIRSIRTHNNYVDRPLTSTTQSNPSISQQHQKIEWTQERQDLHRSQSHHHHPNHSHQTPSSTISSVSWSSTASEQRLLAGLTPSHSGPVITRIQHKGEIKPEDLVKGVVDSPDLSRHLFICERCGKCKCEECSTPRSLPSCWLCEQRCLCSLENAVEYGTCLCCVKGIFYHCSSDDEDNCADQPCSCSQGQACSRWTTMGLLSVFLPCLCCYLPAKGCLKLCQRSYDQAKRPGCRCSNTNTVCRKISSSSGPAPFPKTLQKPV, translated from the coding sequence ATGATGGAGCCAGACCTGGTGGACCTGCAGCAGGTGCAGGTTCTTTCTATCGACCAGATCCGCTCCATCAGGACCCATAATAACTATGTGGACCGGCCCTTAACATCAACTACCCAGTCCAACCCATCCATCTCTCAGCAGCATCAGAAAATTGAGTGGACCCAGGAACGGCAAGATCTACACCGTAGCCAAAGCCATCACCACCATCCTAATCACAGCCACCAAACCCCATCCAGCACAATCAGTTCAGTTTCCTGGAGTAGCACAGCGTCTGAACAGAGACTGCTGGCTGGCCTGACCCCTTCTCATTCTGGCCCCGTCATTACCCGGATTCAGCATAAGGGTGAAATAAAACCAGAAGATCTGGTGAAAGGTGTGGTGGACAGTCCAGACCTTAGCCGGCACCTCTTTATCTGTGAGCGCTGTGGGAAATGCAAGTGTGAGGAGTGCAGCACCCCTCGGTCCCTTCCATCCTGCTGGCTCTGTGAACAAAGGTGTCTCTGCTCCCTGGAGAACGCTGTGGAGTATGGCACCTGCCTCTGCTGTGTTAAGGGAATCTTCTACCACTGTTCCAGCGACGATGAGGACAACTGTGCCGACCAGCCCTGCTCTTGCAGCCAGGGCCAGGCTTGCTCCCGCTGGACAACCATGGGCCTCCTCTCTGTCTTTTTGCCTTGTCTTTGCTGTTACCTCCCCGCTAAGGGCTGCCTCAAGCTCTGCCAAAGAAGCTACGACCAGGCCAAGAGGCCTGGCTGCCGCTGCAGCAACACCAACACAGTTTGTCGGAAGATCTCCTCCTCCTCAGGCCCAGCACCCTTCCCAAAAACTCTGCAGAAGCCTGTATGA